The following DNA comes from Salvia splendens isolate huo1 chromosome 17, SspV2, whole genome shotgun sequence.
GCCATCGCttggaattgaattaaaatttgcTTAGcgttcaagtatttccaagtgaaagaaccCATTAACCCCAAACCTCCAAGGCTCCTTTGAATTTGGGACGAAGATGGGAGCGAGTGTGCGAACTTTACAATGACGGCTAGCCCTAACTTCTCCGAGAGGACATCCGTTTCTGAATCGGAGAAGGTAAGGGATGGTGTGCCTTTCAAGCATCCGACCTTCCCCATGGCCTTAATCTTGGTGTCATGCAAGGGGATTGGCTCGGCCTTAAGGGGCTTGTACGAGGCTGATTCTCCTTCCCCTCTCCCCGACCCCCCTTGGTGGTGGAGAATTTTCTCCACCTTCCAAGCTCCCATCGGCGACCCCATGTTTTCCGGCGAGTTTTCCGGCGACTTAGTGGCGGGAGGCCGGTCCCCCATGTTTTCACCATGGCCGATTGGTAGGGGAGGAGGGTGTGTGGCACATGGAgtagaatttgaattcaaattgccACTTACCAAAAGAGAGCCAACACTTCCTTCCCAATGCAAAGTAAGCTTTGTCTTTTCCCTCatttgtgagtcacatgcatcTAACTCCTCACATGTCACCCCCACATCAAGACAAGGAATCACATGGACCCTTGTACCTTCCACGTGCTGATGGTTTACCAGCACCCTCTCCTAGGGTGTTACATCATCGTTCCGGCTGGCCAGCGCCGACGAAGTTCCGGCTACCCCTTCGTAATCGAGTTCCTCCAAATCACACATTGGCGCGCTTCCCTCCTTAGCCATTTTAGCTAATGCGTTCAGCATCTCCCCAACACAAGCATGTTCAACCTCCGGCGACCTCCTCCCTTCACCATGACGTTCGGCGACAAGGTTGTCCGCCAATTCAAAAATTATCCTCTTTTTAGCCCTACTCACCTCCGAGCCCATTTCAAGGACGGCACGCTTGAGGGCTTTCCGTGATTTCACCGGATATGGGGTTCCTATCCTCTTTGTTTTTGGCCGGTCCAACGTTGAGAAGGTCCATTCTGGCGTAGAGAGGGTGCGCGACGCATGGATAACGCCCGTGGCCTCTTCCTCTGGCGCCTCACCACCGGCCTTCACCATTGAGGCGGGTGCGAGCGCATATCACCACCGACCTAGCAAAGTGAGCCTTGGCCGAGAGACCACGCACGTTCCCTTGGCTGACCCGTCGGCGGGGAGGCCGGCTAGATTACCGTCGGCGTTGGAAaagctagagagaagggagagcgtttTTTGCGTGCCCACTTGGAGTTGCCCAGCAGCTTCCGGATAGCAAAGAGCGTCGATTGGGAGAAGCCGGCCCTTTACAAAACTGCTTTGATCGTGCGCGACCACGCTAGGAAGGAGAGGCGCGAGTCTCTTCGTGAGGATATTGGTGATGCCCTTGTTGATAACGTTCCATCGGCTGATAGGCCTATAATCGCCCCATGTCTCCGGGGAGGTCTTTTTGGGAATGAGGACTatactcgtggccgtgaagcttcACGGAAGATAGGCCCTGAGAAAGAACTCTTTGATCACCTCCACCACATCCGGGTAGTTTGGTCAAATCCTCCATATTCTCCAAGGCCGGAAGTTGTTGGATTATGCTTAGTTCCGGCTCCCCTAAGGCCAAAGGCTCGGGTGCTAAGAGATGTTGATAGAACTCCAGTGCCGAGGCTTAGATCTCCGCTTCATCCGTTATTTCTCGGTCGTTCACCTTGATTCTATGGATGCGCATTCTGATCCTCTTTTGCTTCACCCAACTTGGGTAAAACCTTGTATTTTTGTCCCCCTCCGCAAGCCATCAGAGAGTAGCTTTTTGTTTCCAAAAGTCCTCTTCCATCTTAAGAAGAAGGATGTAGTTAGCAATGAGCTTGTTAATCTCCGTTCTGTTCCCGGCAGTCAGCCTCTCTTCAAACTCAGCTTGAGCCACGGCCACCTTCTCTTCCATGATCCTAAGGTTATCGTGTATGTTGCCAAAGGTTTCTTTATTCCACCATTTCAGAGCTTTTTTAACCCTAGTGAGCTTGATCTGCAAATTGAGCATCCCCTCGGCCCCCGTTGGCATCCTCCAATCATCTTGTACAAGGCCTAAAAAACCATCGTGCCGGGGCCACATATTCTGAAACCGGAAGGCTCTACCTCCACTGTGGGTGCTTGGGAGTATGCACCTAACCAAAATCGGACCATGATCCGAGGCGACCCTGGCGAGGTTTGTTACCCTCGTAGCATCAAAAATTCGAGCCCATTGTTCACTGACCAGCACCTGGTCTAGTCACTCAAAAaagccattcttggcccaagtgaagtCCGAGCCATAAAAGCCAGGGTCCAACAGTCTGCAATCCTCGAGGGTTTCGGCAAAGTCAACCATCTCTGAGTGCCGGTTGGTAGCGCTACCGACACGATCCCCCGAGGAAAGGATAGTGTTAAAATCTCCTCCAACAATCCATGGCTCTATTTCGAGGCGTTGTGAAAGTTCCCGCATGTTGTCCCACAATGTGTACCATTCAACTCGAGTATAGTGCCGACACCGCAATGGTGGTAGACAACCAAGGTGATGTAAGAAGCCCATGCAAAATCTGATCCGAGTCCACCACGCTCTCAAAATCCGCCCctcctccacaaaaatccaaatcttcccgttAGTGTTCGAGCCTTTGAAGACCATCCCCAAGGCCTTGGAATATTTCTCCGGGTTGGGGGTtgtaagcggctccattattgcaagaaatttGACATTGTGTGTTACGATTAGCCTTTTTAAAACGTTTTGGGTTGTCGCATTTGCGATTCCCCTGACGTTCcaaaataagaaattgaaaGACATAATTTCACAATTTGGTGATCATTCTCATTATGGCTTCGGAGGTCCTGCATGCCTCGTGGTTTATCGGCTTCATCATCCGGGCTCGGTAGCATTGCTATTTCCACGACCTCATCCTCTCGGTACACCTCTTCTTCATACTCTTCCTCGGCCATAAGGGAATAATATTGGTTCGTACTAAGAATTGTCCTTTGTGCATTCTCCCGGCCTCCCCGGGGCGAGGTGTGTAGCAATAAATCTTGCTCCCTTATTCGGAAAGGTTTGAAAGCCCCCCGAAGCCCAAAAGGGACTCGCCTTGAATCATCCAAGGATCCACCTCCTTAGGGTGTTGCCCCGGATGTCTCACCCCAGTTTCGGTATGGCCCATCGCGTGCGCGCCGAGCTCCTCGTTCAAATTGAGTTTGACCCATAAAATCTGGGCCCGACCACTCCGAGCTTTCTTTACCCAACCTCCTCAGATCAGAGTTTGGTTGGCCACCCGTCCCCTTGTTTTTCCCTTGTTGTTTCCCTTCGGGCTCGTTTGATCTTTGTGTCGATTGGTCGTGCTTTCCATTAGTGACTGTCTCTTCATGTTGTGGTTGTTTTGCTACGCCGGTATTGTAGTTCCTCTTGGCTGTCGATCTAGCTTCCCCGCAGCATAACAAATGTCACTTTTATGCCCCACATGTTTGTACTCCTTGCAATATGGCGGGATTTTGTCCCACCTAACTTGTTGCACCGTTTCACGCCCACAAATGTCCAAAATAATCTCCTCGGGCTGTGGTTTCATGATGTCGATCTCAATGCGTGTGCGTGCGAAGGATAGCCGTGATTTATTGGTtgtggctcgatccacttggatcgGGTTCCCAAGTAGTTTTCCGATTGCAAAGATGGCCGTTTGATTGAATAGATGGATGGGGAGGCCGATTagattgcaccaaattgccACAATGGGGGATTCACAATACGCATCAAattccggggaccatttgaagactctCATTGGATGACGATCAATATACCATACCGGCGTTCCCTTGGGGCCACTTAAGAGTTGTGCATAGTCCGCaatatcctcaaattgaacaagaatatgttttgCGTTAATATACTTCCTTGAGAAACCACAGCGAAATTTAATATTATCGATGGCTTTTTGTATTTGAAGGGAAGTCGGTATAGAATGGGAAAACTTACCGACAATAGCATGGCCTAGGTTCATCGCCAATTTTTGGATTTCCGCCCAGGAGAAGTAGATGGTCGGGACTTGTGGGCAGTCGATACTTGTATCCTTTCGAACCAAGTCTGCCATGGTTCTCGGGGGGTGGGCTGTGTCTTGTTCGTCTCCATGTTCCCGGCTGAGGTTGGGTCATTTGGGTGTTTGGCTGAGGCGTCCCCTATTTTCTTCGCTTTGCCGTGGATCGAATTTCCCTGAATTAGTTCGATCGGGTCCTGGGCCGACCTCCGAGTGTTGAGGGATCGGATCCCCTCCACATTAGTTTCGGGTTGAGAGGGTGCCTCcattaccacgtcttggttcttTGTCGCTATTACGGATCGTGTCACTTGGTCACCACCTCTAACCTTCGGCCAAGCTCTTTCCGGACTATGGCGCGTGACCCCGATCTCAAAATTTTCCCGGAGCTTCAACATCCTTCCTCTCTCGAGTGGGGGAAAGTCCTCCAATGAGGCACAACTTCTCGGCTGCTGAACACTCATTGTCGGTTCGACCATAGTTAGGGCCATGAGGCACAACTTCTCGGTCGTCATTTCAGTTTCGGGCATATTCCGGTGGAGTAGGGACTGAGCGACCACTAAGTCCATTATCTCCGCCGAGTCTAGTGAGATAATCTAACGGAAGTTGTCACCTTTTGGCAGCATTGCGGAGCTCACATGGGAGGTGTCATCCTCCTTTGGACTACTCGAAATCAGCCGCTTGTCTTCTTCCTTAGTTACCGCTGGGTTGCCGTCGGCGGCCTAGGCAGTCTCCGAGGCGGTCGACGCTGCGTGTTCGTCCGTCCGGGAAACTTCATTCTTGTCGGATATCTTAAGGGCTTCATCATCCGGTTGAGGGAGCACCGGGAAAATGGTACCCTTGCATTTTGGAACTTCCTCGGATGGATCATCCCCTCCTCTGAACGTTAGCTTCTTGCGAATTGGCTTGTCTTCCGGGAGTGGAGAGAGGTCAAAACGTTTTCGCCCGTGCCCTTTTGTAGTCGAAGCCGGAGTACTCTTTTTAACCTTGAGCTTCGTTTTCACGGCCCTCATCTTCAATGGCTTGGCTGGTTTTTTTGGTGGGCTCTTCCCGAAGGAGTGAAAGATCATTTGGTGGTCCGATATCGCCCGAGCTTCCTCGGGGTCAGGCAGATTTCGCGACGGCGGTTCTGACATCGCCGAACGAGAGAAAAACCTCCAACTCCTTGTTCGTTGTATAGGATCCAAAGACGATTGACGTGGCCTCTAGTTGTAGGAGACCCGGCGATGAGAGGTGGCAAGCGTCGGAAAAGGGAGTGCCGGCTTGGTGTGTTCGGGTGAGACGAGCGGCGACGGGAAAGTTAGCGTGTCACGGTGGGGAGagaattctagagagagaaacaatTCAATTGCTAGCCATTCAACGTGGTCTGGCAAGTGCAAATGTTCATCCGAAATGGCATGGCCATTGGAAAGTTTAAACataaacattggaagggagtgacgcataaaaTCAATGTCCCATCCCAGGTCGAGCCCCGAAGACTAAGGTCCCTTGTGATACCGATCAAATGGAACTCCCGGACGACCCCTGGATCAAACTTAACACAGATGGTGCATTCATGGAAGCAACGGATAATGCTGGGGGGAGGAATTGTTCGAGACCATATGGGGAAAATGCTTGCGGCCTTCGCCACCCCGGACTCGGCCCTTGAAGCGGAGCTACTAGCCATACAACATGGGCTGGCACTCGCCTCGGAACTCTTGCGGCCTATTTGGGTCGAATCGGATGCTGAACAAGTGGTCAAACTCCTCAACACATACAAGCCGAGTTATGGCGCGCCAAGTCATTTACAAGCGCCAACACGTCATTCGAACCACCTTCATCCATCGTGAGGGGAACAAAGCAGCCGACTTCTTAGCCAAATTGGGCCTTGAAAGAACCGACTACCTCCGCATGAATGCCCTTTCGGCTGCAAGACACCTTAAAGCAATCGTACGGCTGGACGCAATGGGAGTTCCAAACATTCGGGTCCAACACGACAATGAAGACTAGACATGAGGAAAGAGAAGAAGGGAAAGAACAATGACACTCTTTTTCACTTTAATTGTAATTTTGGAGGTAGTAGGATGAGGTCCGGACCATGTGGGACCGGACCCCATACTACTCTTGTAATTTGTGTAGGAACatcactttcgggtgtggcctcGTTCTGTACATCATgcattttgaaatatagggatgagggacccacgaaccctccaccgtgaaggtgtttgataaaaaaaacagaAGAAGTCGAGCAGCAGTTGCATGATGTGAACACTGAGAGGATGGGAGTTTAGGGGACTGTAATTGTGGAAGCGGAGCAGCCGTTGCTTACCGCAGAGGAGGTTGAAAGGAATTTGGTGCAACCACGGGGTCACAGATGCGGAATGGAGCCCCGCCAACGCTAGGCGTTCGATGTCACCGCCTaagcgagggaatccgagaggaggcgcacGCCATGCAATGACAAGGGGACGCGGCTATTTCTCGGCTAAGAATCACATGAGCACCAACCAATACTATTCACTCATGGCGAATGGAGagtttgatgttgaaaattgTGGAGATGCGGATGACATGGCTATGGACATGCAAGAGGGGGACGAGAGGGTTGGTGGCAATCTTCCTCCGGGCAATGCCGAGGGATACACAAAGAACAAAGCGCAACAAATCTTTGAATATCAAGGAGGGACTTCATCCCCTTCGGGTACGTCTCCCACTTGTTAATAATGTCTTACAacatcatgttttggaacgtgaggggaatcgccaatgcgtcaacccaaaacgtcttGAAACGCTTAATTAAATGTCATAATGTgttttttcttgcaataatggaaccgctctcAACCCCTGATCCGGACCGGTTCTCCAAGGCCTTGGGGCTATCCTTCATTGGCTCGAACACGTCGGGGAAGATCTGGTTGTTTGTGGAAGAAGGAGctacttttgatattgattgtGATACGAAACAAATCCTACATGGGCGGCTTATGTCTCACCGGCTTACTAGGCCACTAGCTATCTTGGCCAtgtacgccaaatgcacaaggTCCGAGAGATACCCACTGTGGGATAGGTTGAGAAAGATTGCGGGGCCCCTCGAAGGAACACCGTGGATTGTCggtggtgacttcaacaccatcctcTCGCACCGGGACAGAATTGGGAGCgacaccaaccggcaagccAAGATGGTCAATTTCGCGGAGACAATTGAAGACTGCAGGCTCCTCGACCCCGGGTTCGATGGGGCAGACTTCACATGGGCCAAAAATGGTCTCTTTGAACGATTGGATAGAGTGCTCGTTAGTGAAGCTTGGACCAGGGTCTTTGAGGccactcgggttacgaacctccaagggattgcctcggaccacgaCCCAGTTCTAGCAAGATGCAAGATGTCGATCTCTACCAATGGAGGCAAGGCGTTCAGGTTCCtaaacatgtggatccgacacgAGGCTTTTATGGCTGTTGTACAGAATGCATGGGAGGAACCCACGGGGGCTGGGGGACTTTTAAACATCCAAATCAAGCATACTAGAGTTAAAAGAGCTCTAAagaagtggaacaaagaggttttcggGAACATCCATGCGAACCTCAAGGACAAGGAGGAAGCTATCGAGTAGGCCCAATCCGAGTTCTAGGCAACGCCAACGCCCGAGAATAGGACAGCGATCAataaacacattgccgagtacatcctctTGCTGCGAATGGAAGAGGACTTTTAGCGGCAAAAGGCAGCCCTGAGATGGCTAGCCGAGGGTGATAAGAACActcggttctaccaaagctgggtgaaacaaaaaagGGTCCGGCTGCGTATCCATTTGATCTGTGCCAATGGACAAGAGCTAACTGAGGAAGAGGATATAAAAAAGTCAGCGGTGGATTTCTTCCAACAACTTCTCGCGCCTAGCAATTCGGCACTCGAAGAACcggacctcgacctaatccagcaagTCCATTCAGACGAGCATTTTGCAGATATCGCAAAGGTACCGGACGCGGAAGAGGTCAAGAGTGTCGTCTTCAGTATCTCCGGCTATAGCGCACCCGGACCCGATGGATTTTctgccaccttctatcaagcctgttGGAACATCGTGGGTCCGGAGGTGGTGGAAGCTATTGGGCAGTTCTTCAGGGGGGCGTACCTACCAcgaagcatcacggccacaagcgtcgtcctcatcccaaagaaggcgtcacctgagtcatggaccgactaccgacccatcagcctttgcaacgtcctgaacaagatcatcaccaaggtactcacgaaccgactctctcctttcctcccgcAGGTCATTGCCCCAAACCAAAGCGGCTTTGTTAAAGGGCGGCTTCTCAATGATAATGCGCTGCTGgatcaagagatgttccatgaacttgcacggtgctccccagcgcctaatgtagcGGTGAAGATTGATATGGCCAAAGCCTACGACAGGGTCCAATGGCCTTTCCTATTTAAGGTGCTTCGACGCATGGGATTTCCGGACGCATGGATCTcgcttatggagaggtgtataaGCTCTTGCTGGTTCTCGATTCTTATCAATGGGGCACCATCGAGTTTCTTCAGATCAACACGAGGTCTCCGCCAAGGCGATCCGATATCCCCCGCGGACTACTTGTCGCGAGCACTAGACAAGCTCATACTCAGCCAAAAGGAGATGaccttcaaagcctcccggagatgtatcgagatcagccatctagcctatgcggatgaCTTAATTATATTCACACAAGCGGCGGCTACCTCCTTGCGCCGACTCAGAGCTTGTcttgaaaattatgaaaaagtCTCAGGCCAACAAACCAGCCTTGCcaagagcaacttctacattgcgGAAATTCATGAGCACTTGGGGTTTTTCTAGGGGGCCTTCCCGTTTCTCTACCTAGGCATCCCTATCTACCGAGGTGttaagcgcacggacatgttcctcttcctccgTGAGAAAATTGCAAGAAGAGTCTCAGGGTGGGCGCACAGGCATTTATCTTTTGGAGGGAGGCTCACGcttattaagagcactcttgaagtgATTCCCTTGCAtatcttccaagccattgagccTACCGCCGGTACTCTCAAACAACTCGATCAACAAATGGCTCGATT
Coding sequences within:
- the LOC121774381 gene encoding uncharacterized protein LOC121774381 encodes the protein MEPLSTPDPDRFSKALGLSFIGSNTSGKIWLFVEEGATFDIDCDTKQILHGRLMSHRLTRPLAILAMYAKCTRSERYPLWDRLRKIAGPLEGTPWIVGGDFNTILSHRDRIGSDTNRQAKMVNFAETIEDCRLLDPGFDGADFTWAKNGLFERLDRVLVSEAWTRVFEATRVTNLQGIASDHDPVLARCKMSISTNGGKAFRFLNMWIRHEAFMAVVQNAWEEPTGAGGLLNIQIKHTRVKRALKKWNKEVFGNIHANLKDKEEAIE